From Polyangiaceae bacterium, a single genomic window includes:
- the hrpB gene encoding ATP-dependent helicase HrpB, translated as MQALPIDEVLPEIALRLREAGRVVIEAPPGAGKSTRVPLTLLSELPPGSRVWVSEPRRLAARLLANRVSSELGQPLGDPVGYAVRFERRVSQDTRLVYATTGVLLRELFAGKKRDIAAVVLDEVHERSVEIDLLLALLREECRQRPEFKLVVMSATLDAEPIAELLRDDTRGACPRVRSAGRVFPLEILHQPQVDDRPLEKQVVSAVRHHLRQGPDGHVLVFLPGAREIRNCHEALEPLAREAGFVTCDLHGDLDLKQQDQAVSDSATRKVVLSTNVAESSVTVPGTTGVIDSGLARVARHSPWTGLLSLKLEKISQASATQRAGRAGRTAPGLVQRLYTAGDLSTRPSFETPEILRADLASLLLELGCAELSASALGWLSAPPEAALRDAERLLGWLGALDGEHATELGRRMQRLPLPPRLARVLIRAEELEVPASGALAVALLSERDILARSPVRHSRGPRPVDASGDSDVAERMERFELCREDRFSQHSARSLELNLAAVKSVARAETQLVKALAGKGELSDSCPLSEVDARISQALLAGFPDRVAARRLSTTGKGVSRDLTFMSGQVARLSEQSVVHEAQLLLGLEVADRRGAGGPEVTQACVIEEDWLFEAYPELFSDKDELWFNPETARVERIARMYYGSVCIDERKAPAAPGPEATRVLKEWVLSRGLKQLDPKDHLGELAARIELCLKADASLVDCSTAPPPQTRESLLELCLGEAVDLSAFKAQELAVAAQSLLPAELVAALYRDAPAEITLNGGRKTQVHYTGGSGPWVQSFLQDFFGSTETPRIAAGRVPLTLHLLAPNRRAIQVTQDLAGFWQRAYPELRRQLSRRYPRHSWPEDGATATPSAPRPPRPRGKK; from the coding sequence ATGCAAGCCCTACCCATCGACGAAGTGTTGCCGGAGATCGCCCTCCGCCTGCGGGAAGCGGGCCGCGTCGTGATCGAGGCGCCTCCCGGTGCAGGAAAGAGCACTCGCGTGCCCCTGACACTGCTGTCGGAACTCCCGCCAGGTTCGCGGGTTTGGGTGAGTGAGCCCCGACGTCTGGCGGCGCGGCTCTTGGCGAACCGTGTTTCGAGCGAGCTCGGGCAGCCCCTCGGAGACCCCGTCGGCTACGCCGTGCGCTTCGAGCGCCGCGTGTCTCAAGACACGCGCTTGGTCTACGCGACCACCGGCGTGCTGCTGCGCGAGCTGTTCGCAGGGAAGAAGCGCGACATCGCCGCGGTGGTCCTCGACGAAGTCCACGAGCGCAGCGTCGAGATCGATCTCTTGCTCGCGCTGCTGCGTGAAGAGTGCCGCCAGCGCCCTGAGTTCAAGCTGGTGGTGATGAGCGCGACGCTAGACGCCGAGCCCATCGCCGAGCTGCTCCGCGACGACACGCGCGGCGCGTGTCCCCGGGTGCGCAGCGCGGGCCGCGTATTCCCCCTGGAAATTCTTCACCAGCCACAGGTCGACGACCGACCCTTGGAGAAGCAGGTCGTGAGCGCTGTGCGTCACCATCTGCGCCAGGGCCCCGACGGCCATGTGCTGGTCTTCTTGCCTGGTGCGCGAGAGATCCGAAATTGCCACGAGGCGCTCGAGCCCCTGGCGCGCGAAGCGGGCTTTGTCACCTGCGATCTGCACGGGGACCTCGATCTCAAACAGCAAGACCAGGCGGTTAGTGACAGCGCCACGCGCAAGGTGGTCCTGAGCACCAACGTCGCGGAGTCATCGGTCACGGTCCCGGGCACCACCGGCGTGATCGACTCCGGGCTCGCGCGCGTCGCGCGTCACTCACCGTGGACCGGCTTGCTCAGCCTGAAGCTCGAAAAGATCAGCCAAGCCTCGGCCACCCAGCGCGCGGGCCGCGCGGGGCGTACAGCGCCGGGCCTCGTGCAGCGGCTCTACACCGCCGGCGACCTCAGTACACGACCAAGCTTCGAGACGCCGGAGATCTTGCGCGCCGACTTGGCGAGCCTCCTCTTGGAGCTCGGCTGTGCGGAGCTCAGCGCTTCAGCGCTGGGTTGGCTGTCTGCCCCACCTGAAGCCGCGCTGCGCGACGCCGAGCGGCTGCTTGGCTGGCTCGGCGCGCTCGACGGCGAACACGCGACGGAGCTCGGTCGCCGCATGCAGCGCTTACCGCTGCCCCCGCGACTCGCCCGGGTATTGATCCGCGCGGAAGAACTGGAAGTGCCCGCGAGCGGCGCGCTCGCGGTCGCGCTGTTGAGCGAGCGAGATATCCTGGCGCGTTCGCCGGTGCGTCACTCGAGAGGGCCACGCCCGGTCGACGCGAGCGGCGACTCCGACGTCGCCGAGCGCATGGAGCGCTTTGAGCTGTGCCGCGAGGACCGCTTCAGTCAGCACAGCGCCCGCAGCCTGGAGCTGAACCTGGCTGCGGTGAAGAGTGTCGCGCGGGCTGAGACGCAGCTCGTCAAGGCGCTCGCGGGCAAAGGGGAGCTCAGCGATAGCTGTCCCCTGTCGGAGGTCGACGCGCGTATCAGTCAGGCGCTGCTCGCCGGTTTCCCCGATCGCGTGGCGGCGCGTAGGCTCTCCACGACTGGCAAAGGAGTGAGCCGCGATCTGACCTTCATGAGCGGTCAAGTCGCGCGCCTCTCGGAGCAGAGCGTGGTGCATGAAGCGCAGCTCTTACTCGGGCTAGAGGTCGCTGATCGTCGCGGGGCTGGTGGCCCTGAGGTGACCCAAGCCTGCGTCATCGAAGAAGACTGGCTGTTCGAAGCGTACCCAGAGCTCTTCAGTGACAAGGACGAGCTGTGGTTCAACCCGGAGACAGCGCGCGTCGAACGCATAGCCCGCATGTACTACGGCTCGGTATGCATCGATGAACGCAAGGCGCCCGCTGCGCCTGGCCCCGAGGCGACGCGGGTGCTCAAGGAGTGGGTCCTGAGCCGAGGCCTGAAACAGCTCGATCCGAAGGACCACCTGGGTGAGCTCGCAGCGCGCATCGAGCTCTGCCTGAAGGCGGACGCCTCGCTCGTCGACTGTTCGACCGCACCTCCCCCCCAAACCCGAGAGAGCTTGCTGGAGCTTTGCCTCGGGGAAGCAGTGGACTTGAGTGCGTTCAAGGCCCAAGAGCTGGCAGTCGCCGCGCAGAGCCTGCTGCCGGCAGAGCTGGTGGCGGCGCTCTACCGCGACGCTCCCGCGGAGATCACCCTGAACGGCGGCCGCAAGACCCAGGTCCACTACACCGGCGGGAGCGGCCCTTGGGTGCAGTCGTTCTTGCAAGATTTCTTCGGCAGCACCGAGACGCCGCGCATCGCCGCCGGGCGCGTTCCCCTCACCTTGCACCTGCTGGCGCCGAATCGCCGCGCGATCCAGGTCACTCAAGATCTGGCGGGCTTCTGGCAACGCGCCTACCCGGAGCTACGCCGGCAGCTCAGCCGGCGCTATCCCCGCCACTCGTGGCCCGAAGACGGAGCCACCGCGACGCCATCCGCGCCACGACCGCCGAGACCGCGCGGAAAGAAGTAG
- the mutS gene encoding DNA mismatch repair protein MutS, translated as MGARSTPLMQQFQAAKRAYPDSILFFRMGDFYELFEEDAVVASGLLELTLTSRNKGKPDEIPMAGFPHHAAHSYVAKLLEQGHKVAICEQMVDPATVKGIVPREVIRVLTPGTVTDRDQLEAGRNNWLAALELTAGEVGIALLDLSTAELVAAQVTDLTAVLSELARAFPSEVVLGFAADVSEEQRVAAQAALKEVVAKVAFREDQPLEGGDLATVLGKLTTDAERLGPQAALAAARALRFAAACNPLTELPVRRIGSWDPQRHLVIDPTAQRHLELVQSMSGEKHTSLLHVIDHTKTPGGARLLRRRLLAPLLSVERVRRRLDQVELFVVHTALRSELAGLLGGVGDLERLATRAELGEANPRDLGALRDGLLASAAVAQLLATQRDESVLEALGLSGEGAEVDCVSELQSELASALVERPPALPKDGGVFLPTYDKELAKLDTLRKNGTQSIVELEARLRTELDLPKLKIRYTRVFGWYVEVGRSQAKKVPEDWRRKQTVASGERYTLPELDDLSEAIGSAEDRHRERELELIKELVRQAAEAAPRIKALAQRVSRWDVSVSHAELAHRYDYCRPEIDDSKRLELVDARHPVVERLAALGRFVPNDVSLDAERERLWIVTGPNMAGKSTLLRQVALISILAQLGSFVPAKRASIGLVDRVLSRVGASDNLARGESTFMVEMRETADILRSATDRSLVILDEIGRGTSTFDGLAIAWAVAEHLDEAIGCRALFATHYHELTELGQNSEHVANHSVSARELDGDIVFLHRLVSGAASRSYGIAVAKLAGIPEAVLARARGLLESFESGQREATEGDAPAPKKHRARPQLDLFAAPEPDAKGHEVLDTLRNVDVDRLTPLDALKLLARLKKKL; from the coding sequence ATGGGTGCGCGAAGCACGCCGCTGATGCAGCAGTTCCAAGCTGCAAAGCGTGCGTATCCAGATTCGATCTTGTTCTTCCGCATGGGGGACTTCTACGAGCTCTTCGAGGAAGACGCCGTGGTCGCCAGCGGCTTGCTCGAGTTGACGCTCACGAGTCGCAACAAGGGCAAGCCTGACGAGATCCCGATGGCTGGCTTTCCGCACCACGCGGCGCATAGCTACGTGGCAAAGCTGCTCGAGCAGGGACACAAGGTCGCGATCTGCGAGCAGATGGTGGACCCCGCGACGGTGAAGGGGATCGTGCCGCGGGAGGTGATCCGCGTGCTCACTCCGGGCACCGTGACGGATCGCGATCAGCTCGAGGCGGGCCGCAACAACTGGCTGGCGGCGCTAGAACTCACCGCGGGTGAGGTCGGGATCGCGCTCTTGGATCTCTCCACGGCGGAGCTTGTCGCCGCGCAAGTGACCGACCTGACCGCCGTGCTCAGCGAGCTCGCACGGGCGTTTCCGAGTGAGGTCGTGCTGGGCTTCGCCGCGGACGTCAGCGAGGAGCAGCGGGTCGCGGCTCAGGCTGCGCTCAAGGAGGTCGTCGCCAAGGTTGCGTTCCGCGAGGATCAACCTCTGGAGGGCGGGGATCTTGCGACCGTGCTTGGTAAGCTGACCACCGACGCCGAACGCCTGGGCCCGCAGGCGGCCCTCGCCGCAGCGCGAGCTCTGCGCTTCGCCGCTGCATGCAATCCCCTGACGGAGCTCCCGGTTCGGCGCATTGGGAGCTGGGACCCTCAGCGCCACTTGGTGATCGATCCGACGGCGCAGAGGCACCTCGAGCTTGTCCAGTCGATGAGCGGCGAGAAGCACACCAGCTTGCTGCATGTGATCGATCACACGAAGACCCCTGGCGGCGCACGTCTGTTGCGCCGCCGCCTGCTCGCGCCATTGCTCAGCGTAGAGCGCGTGCGGCGGCGGCTCGATCAAGTGGAGCTCTTCGTCGTTCACACCGCGCTCCGGAGCGAGCTCGCCGGGCTGCTGGGTGGCGTGGGTGACTTGGAGCGCTTGGCGACGCGAGCGGAGCTCGGCGAGGCGAATCCGCGGGACCTCGGCGCGCTGCGGGATGGCCTCTTGGCTTCCGCAGCCGTCGCTCAGTTGCTCGCCACGCAGCGAGACGAGAGTGTGCTGGAGGCGCTCGGCCTGAGCGGCGAAGGAGCCGAGGTCGACTGTGTTTCGGAGCTGCAGAGCGAGCTTGCGAGTGCCCTGGTGGAGCGCCCACCAGCGCTGCCGAAGGACGGCGGTGTCTTCTTGCCAACCTACGACAAGGAACTCGCCAAACTCGATACCCTGCGGAAAAACGGCACCCAGAGCATCGTCGAGCTCGAAGCGCGGCTGCGCACCGAGCTCGACCTGCCGAAGCTCAAGATCCGCTACACCCGCGTCTTCGGTTGGTACGTCGAGGTCGGCCGCTCGCAAGCGAAGAAGGTGCCGGAAGACTGGCGGCGCAAGCAGACGGTAGCGAGCGGCGAGCGCTATACGTTGCCCGAGCTGGATGATCTCTCGGAGGCGATCGGTAGCGCAGAAGATCGCCACCGCGAGCGCGAACTCGAGCTAATCAAGGAGCTCGTGCGCCAGGCTGCGGAAGCGGCGCCGCGCATCAAGGCACTAGCTCAGCGTGTCTCGCGCTGGGATGTCTCCGTGAGCCACGCGGAGCTAGCCCATCGCTACGACTATTGCCGACCGGAAATCGATGACAGCAAGCGCCTCGAGCTGGTGGACGCGCGGCACCCGGTGGTGGAGCGTCTGGCCGCGCTCGGTCGCTTCGTGCCGAATGACGTGAGCCTAGACGCCGAGCGTGAGCGGCTGTGGATCGTTACCGGGCCGAATATGGCGGGCAAGAGCACGCTGCTCCGGCAGGTGGCGCTGATCTCCATCCTGGCGCAGCTCGGCTCCTTCGTCCCCGCCAAGCGCGCGAGCATCGGCTTGGTCGATCGAGTGCTCTCGCGCGTCGGTGCGAGCGACAACCTCGCGCGGGGTGAGAGCACGTTCATGGTGGAGATGCGAGAGACCGCGGACATCCTGCGCTCCGCGACGGATCGCAGCTTGGTGATCCTGGACGAGATCGGTCGGGGCACCTCGACCTTCGATGGCCTGGCAATCGCGTGGGCAGTCGCCGAGCACCTCGACGAAGCCATCGGCTGCCGCGCGCTGTTCGCGACTCACTATCATGAGCTGACGGAGCTCGGGCAGAACAGCGAACACGTCGCGAACCACAGCGTGAGCGCCCGGGAGCTCGATGGAGACATCGTGTTCTTGCACCGCTTGGTCAGCGGCGCCGCGAGCCGCAGCTACGGCATCGCGGTGGCGAAGCTCGCTGGGATCCCTGAAGCGGTGCTCGCCCGAGCGCGGGGGCTGCTCGAGTCCTTCGAGAGCGGGCAGCGCGAGGCGACGGAAGGCGACGCTCCAGCGCCGAAGAAGCACCGGGCGCGGCCACAGCTCGACTTGTTTGCGGCGCCTGAGCCAGATGCGAAGGGGCATGAGGTGCTCGACACCTTGCGCAACGTTGACGTGGATCGATTGACGCCGCTCGACGCGCTGAAGCTCTTGGCGCGGCTCAAGAAGAAGCTCTGA
- a CDS encoding DUF4350 domain-containing protein, with protein MIREEQKSRWSRRALWVVLSLALFLITHAAHAAFSLNDTSWEGTSDLLSLAREKLGKQRVELVATLDWGALKPTDGVIVIHPEVDIDYDEASAFMRDGGRIAVLDDHGKGATFLERFQIHRIPAPIRPAIALRQNSSLPIAMPAVQQVAGHEQGRHPVVRDVQQLVTNHPSGFRHPNLTPVLTIPAVGEPDVTLAVTGIIADRGRLFAMGDPSAFINLMLRYPGNRACAEGLIDYLVEDDSWGKRQGRLFIVVNRFKQTGHFGGRSGLAQELEEYWEGFKELLGDTHDDGLPDWLALTLGGLIALSGVVWMGSVATRSYKRLAPRYARETPLVAQGGLAGRAAVLSAPTTHRALAMLELKAALTERLADRLELNQPGTSELLHQLEERGVSAHSLTELRQVLAELGRIENAVVTSQPLRVTAPGVRRMREHITRLLSDVEEQLGRAA; from the coding sequence GTGATCCGCGAGGAGCAGAAGAGCCGCTGGAGCCGCCGCGCGTTGTGGGTGGTCCTCTCCCTGGCGCTGTTCCTCATCACCCACGCTGCCCATGCCGCGTTCAGCCTGAACGACACCAGCTGGGAGGGCACGAGCGACCTCTTGAGCCTCGCGCGAGAGAAGCTCGGCAAGCAGCGCGTCGAACTCGTCGCCACGCTGGACTGGGGTGCCCTCAAGCCAACCGATGGTGTGATCGTGATCCACCCGGAAGTGGACATCGACTACGACGAGGCGAGCGCGTTCATGCGCGACGGTGGGCGCATCGCTGTACTCGACGACCACGGCAAGGGTGCGACCTTTTTGGAGCGGTTTCAGATCCATCGCATCCCGGCGCCAATCCGCCCGGCGATTGCGCTCCGCCAAAACTCCAGCCTGCCCATCGCAATGCCAGCGGTTCAACAGGTCGCCGGTCATGAGCAAGGGCGACACCCGGTCGTGCGCGACGTCCAGCAGTTGGTGACCAACCACCCGAGCGGGTTTCGTCACCCAAACCTGACGCCAGTACTCACGATCCCAGCGGTGGGTGAACCGGACGTCACCCTCGCAGTAACAGGCATTATCGCGGACAGGGGCCGGCTCTTTGCGATGGGCGATCCCTCCGCGTTCATCAACCTGATGCTCCGCTATCCTGGCAACCGCGCGTGTGCCGAAGGGTTGATCGACTACCTCGTGGAGGACGACTCTTGGGGCAAGCGCCAGGGCCGCTTGTTCATCGTGGTGAATCGCTTCAAGCAAACGGGTCACTTCGGCGGACGTTCAGGATTAGCCCAAGAGCTGGAGGAGTATTGGGAGGGCTTCAAGGAGCTACTCGGCGATACCCACGATGACGGGTTACCCGACTGGCTTGCCCTGACGTTGGGTGGCCTGATTGCGCTCTCCGGTGTGGTCTGGATGGGGAGCGTCGCGACGCGCAGCTACAAACGTTTGGCTCCTCGCTACGCCCGAGAGACACCCCTCGTCGCGCAAGGTGGGTTGGCGGGGCGCGCGGCGGTTCTTTCTGCACCGACGACCCACCGCGCGCTAGCGATGCTCGAACTGAAGGCCGCACTAACGGAACGCCTTGCGGACCGCCTCGAACTGAATCAACCCGGAACGAGCGAGCTGCTTCATCAACTGGAGGAACGCGGCGTCTCCGCTCACTCACTGACTGAACTACGGCAAGTGCTGGCTGAGCTAGGCCGTATCGAAAACGCCGTTGTCACCTCTCAACCCTTACGCGTGACGGCGCCAGGCGTTCGGCGTATGCGGGAGCACATCACTCGTTTGTTGAGCGATGTGGAGGAACAGCTCGGGAGAGCCGCGTGA
- a CDS encoding AAA family ATPase — MSQALQVSEIEAARERLSDVRRQVGRVYIGAVGPVDLMLVSLLARGHVLLEGVPGVAKTTLVKAFATALGCSVRRIQFTPDLLPADITGTYVLSPKDGTFSLRAGPVFANVVLADEINRAPAKTQSALLEAMQERQVTIEGDRFELPNPFFVLATQNPIDLEGTYPLPEAQIDRFLVRIAMGYPSTGEEVSMLKAHGVAAPELGAVLNSADVLHLQSIASRVHVEDDIFEYAVNLTAFTRSHSKVVLGASPRASLGLLRAAKARAVLTGKGYVSPEDLRDVADPVLAHRLVLVPELEGDHRARSSVVQEALAKVGYRRAVRPV; from the coding sequence GTGAGTCAAGCACTGCAAGTTAGCGAAATCGAAGCAGCTCGGGAGCGTTTGAGCGACGTCCGACGACAAGTCGGGCGGGTATACATTGGGGCGGTCGGGCCGGTGGACCTGATGTTGGTCAGTCTGCTCGCGCGCGGGCACGTACTCCTCGAGGGCGTGCCGGGCGTAGCGAAGACCACCTTGGTCAAGGCGTTCGCCACTGCCCTCGGCTGTTCAGTACGACGCATCCAGTTCACACCGGATCTTCTCCCCGCGGATATAACGGGAACCTACGTGCTGTCGCCGAAGGACGGCACCTTCTCCCTGCGGGCGGGTCCGGTGTTCGCGAACGTCGTGTTGGCAGACGAGATCAACCGTGCGCCAGCAAAGACTCAATCCGCGCTGCTCGAGGCCATGCAAGAGCGTCAGGTGACGATCGAGGGCGATCGCTTCGAGCTGCCGAATCCGTTTTTCGTGCTCGCCACTCAAAACCCTATCGACCTCGAGGGGACGTATCCCCTACCGGAGGCTCAAATCGATCGCTTCCTAGTGCGCATCGCAATGGGATACCCGAGCACAGGTGAAGAGGTGTCCATGCTGAAGGCCCACGGCGTAGCGGCACCTGAGTTGGGAGCAGTGCTGAACTCGGCAGACGTGCTCCACTTGCAATCCATAGCGTCGCGGGTGCACGTGGAAGACGACATCTTCGAGTACGCGGTGAACCTAACCGCGTTCACCCGGAGCCATTCCAAGGTGGTTCTAGGCGCCTCGCCCCGAGCGTCGCTGGGCTTGCTGCGCGCCGCCAAGGCGCGCGCTGTGCTCACGGGGAAAGGCTACGTCTCCCCCGAGGATCTGCGGGACGTCGCAGATCCAGTGCTTGCACACCGCTTGGTCCTCGTGCCGGAGCTCGAGGGTGATCACCGCGCGCGCTCGAGCGTGGTGCAGGAAGCCCTCGCCAAGGTCGGCTACCGCCGCGCGGTTCGACCCGTGTAG
- a CDS encoding LysR family transcriptional regulator, whose product MDYLEGLRTFVAIAEAGSFVGGARQRGLSAPSVTRSLAALEGHLGVQLIVRSTRAFRLTEVGAAFLVDARRVLSALEHAEATVSGRRVRPEGLLSITAPELFGQRHIAPLVFEFLELHPQLRAKAFFSNRIVNLIDEGFDVGLRIGHLPDSRLTAVPLGKLSVVWVASPAYLARTRAPRQAEDLAAHPMIGLSIEGQEQIVWERRGKRRSSVALSERLLVNENSVKIAAAVAGLGVTRALAYQVADEVRDGRLRVLLTAGEPRAVPVHLVYPEGRAAAANVREFLSFATPRLRAIPLLDGKRPTAKPRPRK is encoded by the coding sequence ATGGACTACCTCGAGGGCCTCAGAACGTTCGTTGCAATCGCGGAGGCTGGTAGCTTCGTCGGCGGGGCGCGGCAGCGCGGGTTGTCCGCGCCTTCGGTGACCCGCTCCCTAGCGGCGCTCGAGGGGCACCTCGGGGTGCAGCTCATCGTGCGCTCCACTCGTGCGTTTCGACTCACCGAGGTCGGCGCCGCGTTTCTCGTCGATGCTCGGCGAGTTCTGAGCGCGCTCGAGCACGCGGAAGCTACCGTCAGCGGACGTAGAGTGCGCCCCGAGGGGCTACTGTCCATCACGGCTCCGGAGCTCTTCGGGCAACGCCATATCGCTCCCCTGGTGTTCGAGTTCCTCGAGCTACACCCGCAGCTGCGCGCGAAGGCGTTCTTTAGCAACCGCATCGTCAACCTGATCGATGAGGGTTTCGACGTCGGGCTCAGGATAGGGCACCTGCCGGACTCTCGCCTCACGGCGGTTCCGCTCGGAAAACTGAGCGTGGTTTGGGTCGCCTCGCCAGCCTACCTGGCCCGAACGAGAGCGCCCAGGCAGGCCGAAGACCTAGCGGCGCACCCGATGATCGGCCTCAGCATCGAAGGCCAGGAACAGATAGTGTGGGAGCGCCGAGGCAAACGGCGGAGCAGCGTGGCGCTCAGCGAGCGACTCCTGGTGAACGAGAACTCCGTTAAGATCGCGGCAGCCGTTGCGGGCCTGGGAGTGACACGCGCGCTCGCTTATCAGGTAGCGGATGAGGTCCGCGATGGCCGCTTGCGGGTCCTGCTCACGGCAGGCGAGCCGCGAGCTGTGCCCGTCCACCTGGTCTACCCCGAGGGACGGGCAGCGGCGGCGAATGTACGGGAGTTTCTGAGTTTCGCAACTCCGCGCCTACGAGCGATCCCACTCCTGGACGGCAAGCGGCCCACTGCGAAACCGCGACCTAGAAAGTAG